DNA from bacterium:
CCTCTGTGGATGATTATGTGATCGATCCCGACTACCCGGTCGAAACCTACCTTTAGAAACCAGCCTGTCGAGATCAACGGGGGCTCTTTGCCCTGAAAAGCCGTAACTGGCTGAGGTTGGGCCGAAACCAACCAAACAGCAATTCTCGGTCAGTTTGTAAAGTAGGGTTTGGTGGGCCTTGAGAAGTAATTGTCAAACTATTTTTCGTAAAGGCAGCCCACTGCACTCTTTCCTCAAAATATGACCCAATCCCACCCCAAAAACATCACAACATATAGTAATGATTAAGAAAAATAAAAAACTAGACTTTTATCTCTATATGTTGTATAGCTCCTGCAAAGTCATCCACCAGGTAGGGGCTAGCACCGGTGCACACCAAAAAACACTTGGGGTTTAAAGCGCTGCGAAAAACCATTTCAAAGCGCTTGCAACAAATCCAAGATCCTCGCAAGGGGGCGCTGGATTACACCCTGCACGATTGCTTTATGAGCGGCTTTGCCATGATGTTTTTCCAGGATCCATCCCTGCTGCAATTTCAACGGCGCCTGCAAAAACGGTTTAACCGCAACAACTTGAAAAACTTCTTTCATATCACCGCTATTCCCAAGGACAGCCAGCTGCGCCAAGTGCTGGATGATAGCGATAATGCTACCGTCTACGAACTGTTTGCCGACCTGTTCAGAGCCCTGCAACGCGGCAAACAGCTTGACCTTTTCCGTTTCAGCGATGATCGCTATCTGCTGTGTCTGGACGGATCGGCGTATTTTTCCTCCGATACCATCCACTGCCCCGGCTGCCTGACCAGAACCTCCAATGGCCACGTTCGCTATGAGCACCAGATCCTGCAACCGGTGATTGTGTGCCCAGGCATCCGTGAGGTCATCCCCCTGGCCCCCGAGCCCATTGCCAACACTGACGGCGCCCAAAAACAGGACTGCGAGATCAATGCCGCCAAACGGCTTATCGCCAAACTGCGTCACACCCACCCCAAGCTCAAGCTGATCGTCACCGGCGACAGCCTCTATTCCAAGCAGCCCTTCATTGACACTCTCAAAATTGCCGGCATGTTCTTTATCCTGGTAGCCAAGCCCGATGATCACAAAATCCTTTTTCAGGAGTTCGCCGATCAAAAAGGACTGGGTGCGGTCTCCACTTACAGCTTCAGAGACGCCAAGGGCCGACGCCACCTTTATGAGTGGATTCATCAGACCCCTTTAAACGGCACAAAGGATGCCGACAATGTCAATTTCCTCCACTACAGCCTCTTTGTCGGCGCTAAACGCACCTATCATAACAGCTGGGTAACCGACATCGATATCTCTAAGGAGAATGTGATCGATCTGGCCAAAGCCGCCCGCGCCCGTTGGAAGGTGGAAAATGAGTGCTTTAATACCCTTAAGAACCAAGGCTATCACATTGAACACAATTTCGGTCACGGACAAAACAACTTGTCCATGACCTTTTTCCTGCTCAACCTCCTGGCTTTCTTTGTTCACCAGATCCTGCAACTGACCGACAGACTCTATCAAGAATGCCGAAGCGGATTTAGCTCCCGCATCGAATTCTGGAATCAGCTGCGCTGTACGATCCGCGTTTTGATTTTTGCCGACTTTGAGCACCTGCTCGCCTTTATCATCG
Protein-coding regions in this window:
- a CDS encoding transposase, with translation MHTKKHLGFKALRKTISKRLQQIQDPRKGALDYTLHDCFMSGFAMMFFQDPSLLQFQRRLQKRFNRNNLKNFFHITAIPKDSQLRQVLDDSDNATVYELFADLFRALQRGKQLDLFRFSDDRYLLCLDGSAYFSSDTIHCPGCLTRTSNGHVRYEHQILQPVIVCPGIREVIPLAPEPIANTDGAQKQDCEINAAKRLIAKLRHTHPKLKLIVTGDSLYSKQPFIDTLKIAGMFFILVAKPDDHKILFQEFADQKGLGAVSTYSFRDAKGRRHLYEWIHQTPLNGTKDADNVNFLHYSLFVGAKRTYHNSWVTDIDISKENVIDLAKAARARWKVENECFNTLKNQGYHIEHNFGHGQNNLSMTFFLLNLLAFFVHQILQLTDRLYQECRSGFSSRIEFWNQLRCTIRVLIFADFEHLLAFII